From Methanobacterium congolense, one genomic window encodes:
- the rtcA gene encoding RNA 3'-terminal phosphate cyclase: MIEINGAHGEGGGALLRVSAALSALKLQPFHMTKVRAGRPKPGLMPQHLHALKLLQDMSSATCTDIQIGSQEFYFKPESRAGGNYHVDVATAGSTTLILQAAMIPASFADTTVTLTLRGGTDVKWAPPVDYLKHVTLPILHSLGCRANVQVKRRGHYPRGGGILRAEINPVKKLKPVTLLESEFDSIKGVSHCVNLPEHVAVRQAESARKVLRSAGYSAYIEIQHSTDEIGPGSAIVLWTDGKTPLGGSSIGEPRKRAELVGKNAAEELLHHISGGAALDRYMGDQIVPYMALAGKSHVKTAELTQHTLTNIYAAEKFTGKTFHILGDLGQPSEIIVD; the protein is encoded by the coding sequence ATGATAGAAATCAACGGGGCCCATGGTGAAGGTGGAGGAGCTCTTTTAAGGGTTTCTGCAGCACTATCTGCTCTTAAACTTCAACCATTCCACATGACCAAGGTAAGGGCTGGAAGACCAAAACCTGGACTCATGCCACAGCACCTCCATGCCCTCAAACTCCTTCAGGACATGAGCAGTGCAACTTGCACAGACATCCAGATAGGCTCCCAGGAATTTTACTTCAAACCAGAATCACGCGCTGGTGGAAACTATCACGTTGATGTGGCAACTGCTGGAAGCACAACTCTGATACTCCAGGCAGCAATGATCCCGGCATCCTTTGCAGATACAACCGTCACACTAACCCTCAGAGGAGGTACAGACGTTAAATGGGCACCACCAGTTGACTACCTGAAACACGTCACACTGCCCATATTACATTCCCTGGGATGCAGGGCAAATGTCCAGGTGAAACGGAGGGGACACTACCCAAGGGGAGGGGGTATTTTAAGGGCAGAAATAAATCCCGTAAAAAAATTAAAGCCAGTAACACTTTTAGAATCTGAATTTGATTCTATAAAAGGGGTTTCACATTGTGTGAATCTGCCAGAACATGTTGCAGTGAGACAGGCTGAAAGTGCCAGAAAGGTGCTCAGATCCGCAGGTTACAGTGCATATATTGAAATTCAGCATTCTACAGATGAGATCGGTCCTGGATCTGCCATAGTTCTCTGGACGGATGGGAAAACGCCCTTAGGTGGAAGTTCAATTGGAGAACCCCGAAAGAGGGCAGAACTCGTTGGAAAAAATGCAGCAGAAGAACTTCTGCACCACATATCTGGGGGTGCGGCCCTGGACAGGTACATGGGAGATCAGATAGTTCCTTACATGGCCCTTGCAGGAAAATCCCATGTAAAAACAGCAGAACTCACCCAGCACACCCTCACCAACATATACGCTGCAGAGAAGTTCACAGGAAAAACCTTCCATATACTGGGAGACCTTGGACAGCCATCTGAGATAATCGTGGACTGA
- a CDS encoding PepSY domain-containing protein, with protein sequence MEKTTTILLVLCVVLVAALSLTVGLLIGNQNNNHMVVNTTNNTTAAANNTTNQTQTEKTSTTKKTSSNGKITANQAANIALKSVGDGWSVMYVDYETSPTYVAPCYQVGVRNPDTHVSQDVYVNAQTGSIMLNPQG encoded by the coding sequence TTGGAAAAGACTACAACAATACTTTTGGTTCTATGTGTGGTTTTAGTGGCTGCACTTAGTTTAACTGTAGGTTTACTGATAGGAAATCAAAACAATAATCATATGGTCGTCAATACCACAAATAACACAACCGCCGCAGCTAATAACACAACGAATCAAACTCAAACTGAAAAAACTAGTACTACTAAAAAGACTTCGAGTAATGGTAAGATAACTGCTAATCAAGCGGCAAATATTGCATTAAAGAGTGTAGGGGATGGATGGAGTGTTATGTACGTGGATTATGAAACTTCACCTACATATGTTGCTCCATGTTATCAAGTTGGAGTAAGGAACCCTGATACACATGTGTCTCAGGATGTATATGTAAATGCACAAACTGGTTCAATCATGTTAAATCCACAGGGTTAA
- the rpl4p gene encoding 50S ribosomal protein L4, with the protein MEKIKVYSLEGEVVDEIELPEIFMEEFRPDLIKRAVISSQTARIQPWGSNPRAGMRTTAKSFGSGRGAAMVPRVKGSRHPAASKAARIPQATGGRKAHPPRVQRKIHEKINRKERRLAIRSAVAATANRDIVEARGHRIENLAQIPFVVDDELAAVKRTKETREIFEKLGIMDDVVRAKNGRNIRAGRGKTRGRKYKNTKGPLVVVAEDKGISLGARNHAGVDVVSVENLNAELLAPGTHPGRLTIYTKSAALKLGELFKQ; encoded by the coding sequence ATGGAGAAGATCAAGGTTTACTCATTGGAAGGTGAAGTCGTAGACGAAATTGAACTTCCTGAAATTTTCATGGAAGAATTCAGACCTGACCTCATAAAAAGGGCAGTCATATCATCACAAACAGCCAGGATACAGCCATGGGGATCAAACCCAAGGGCAGGTATGAGGACAACTGCAAAATCCTTTGGTTCAGGCCGAGGTGCAGCAATGGTGCCACGTGTAAAGGGTTCAAGGCACCCAGCAGCTTCAAAAGCAGCTCGTATACCACAGGCAACTGGCGGTAGAAAAGCCCACCCACCACGTGTTCAGAGAAAGATTCACGAGAAAATAAACAGGAAAGAGAGAAGGTTAGCAATAAGGTCCGCAGTTGCAGCAACAGCAAACAGGGACATTGTGGAAGCAAGGGGTCACAGGATTGAGAACCTTGCACAGATACCATTCGTTGTTGATGACGAACTCGCAGCAGTCAAAAGGACAAAGGAAACCCGTGAAATATTCGAAAAACTCGGAATAATGGATGATGTTGTAAGGGCTAAAAACGGTCGTAACATCAGGGCAGGAAGAGGTAAAACAAGGGGAAGAAAGTACAAAAACACCAAAGGACCTTTAGTGGTTGTTGCAGAGGACAAAGGAATAAGCCTCGGTGCAAGAAACCATGCAGGTGTCGATGTTGTCAGTGTTGAAAACCTCAACGCAGAACTTCTAGCCCCTGGTACACACCCTGGAAGACTCACAATTTACACAAAATCAGCTGCCCTAAAACTAGGAGAGCTTTTCAAGCAATAA
- a CDS encoding TIGR03576 family pyridoxal phosphate-dependent enzyme, translating into MIIESSLDEVKRRESALKIIRSRVRSNGRTSIYDLTGLAGGFPLLDGDMALLETYAGPAVFEDEIQRLGREHLGGEKILALNRTSSGILAAILALVQDGDEIVHYLPKSPAHPSIPRSAELVGASYREFDDVNQFKVGEKTSLVFITGSTMDHQVVDETNFRKVVELAHEHGVPVFVDDASGARLRTVVYKQPRAMDMGADLAVTSTDKLMDGPRGGLMAGKEDIIDRVKSKALQFGLEAQPPIVVAMARALENFKPERIVEAFHTKDETYTALKEDIPSIMETPTGFMMKPEGFMAEMGAAGVETCLSKKDLAFVFAMLLLEKHSIITIPAVGMPGASATVRIDLASKDASRIERQKLIDAFKKTLHELKSIASDEGACRAVLGTSQDAQRKN; encoded by the coding sequence ATGATCATAGAATCTTCACTGGATGAGGTGAAACGCAGAGAATCTGCCCTGAAGATCATACGATCCAGGGTACGTTCCAATGGAAGGACATCCATCTACGACTTAACTGGTCTTGCAGGAGGATTTCCACTTTTAGATGGTGATATGGCTCTTCTTGAAACCTATGCAGGACCTGCAGTTTTTGAGGATGAGATCCAGAGGCTTGGAAGGGAACACCTTGGCGGGGAGAAAATCCTGGCCCTCAACAGAACCAGTTCAGGAATACTCGCAGCCATACTGGCCCTTGTACAGGATGGAGATGAGATCGTACACTACCTTCCAAAATCACCGGCCCATCCCTCAATACCCCGCAGTGCAGAACTTGTGGGTGCCAGCTACAGAGAATTTGATGATGTAAACCAATTCAAGGTTGGAGAAAAAACTTCACTGGTATTCATAACAGGATCCACCATGGACCATCAAGTGGTTGATGAAACCAATTTCAGGAAGGTTGTTGAGCTTGCACATGAACACGGTGTTCCAGTTTTCGTTGATGATGCTTCCGGTGCAAGGCTCAGAACGGTGGTTTACAAACAGCCCAGGGCAATGGACATGGGTGCAGACCTTGCAGTGACCAGCACAGACAAACTCATGGATGGTCCAAGAGGAGGATTAATGGCTGGAAAAGAGGACATCATTGACAGGGTCAAATCTAAGGCCCTTCAGTTTGGACTGGAAGCCCAACCACCCATTGTTGTTGCTATGGCCCGTGCACTTGAAAACTTCAAACCAGAACGTATAGTTGAAGCCTTCCACACTAAGGATGAAACTTACACAGCCCTCAAGGAGGATATCCCGAGCATCATGGAAACACCCACAGGCTTCATGATGAAACCAGAGGGGTTCATGGCAGAGATGGGCGCTGCTGGTGTTGAAACCTGTCTCAGCAAGAAGGATCTTGCCTTTGTCTTTGCAATGCTGCTCCTTGAGAAACACAGCATCATAACCATCCCTGCAGTTGGAATGCCCGGTGCATCTGCCACTGTGAGGATAGATCTTGCATCCAAGGATGCCTCAAGAATTGAAAGGCAGAAACTCATCGATGCATTTAAGAAAACCCTTCATGAACTTAAATCAATAGCCTCTGATGAAGGTGCATGCAGGGCAGTTCTAGGTACATCCCAGGATGCTCAAAGGAAGAACTAA
- a CDS encoding TIGR00288 family NYN domain-containing protein — MRSFEKLSSLKDYIPLKRTESGGKNIGLLVDGPNMLRKEFSLNLDLVREIISEYGNMRIGKVLLNQYASDKLIEAIVNQGFTPIVVAGDTDVYMAVEAMELIYNPNIDVIALMTRDADFLPIINKAKENGKETIVIGAEPGFSAALQNSADSAIVLKPENQKSHFHD; from the coding sequence ATGCGAAGTTTTGAAAAATTAAGCTCCCTTAAAGATTATATTCCCTTAAAAAGGACAGAATCTGGGGGCAAAAATATAGGACTCCTTGTTGACGGCCCTAACATGTTAAGAAAGGAATTCAGTCTTAACCTTGACCTTGTAAGGGAAATAATATCTGAATATGGTAATATGAGAATAGGTAAGGTTTTATTAAACCAGTACGCCTCAGACAAGCTTATAGAAGCCATAGTTAACCAGGGTTTTACACCGATCGTTGTTGCAGGTGACACAGATGTTTATATGGCAGTTGAAGCCATGGAACTCATTTACAATCCTAACATTGATGTTATTGCACTCATGACACGTGATGCTGATTTCTTACCAATAATAAACAAGGCCAAAGAAAACGGGAAGGAAACAATAGTAATAGGTGCTGAGCCTGGTTTCAGTGCAGCCCTACAGAACTCTGCAGACAGTGCAATAGTACTAAAACCAGAAAACCAGAAAAGCCATTTCCACGATTGA
- a CDS encoding zinc ribbon domain-containing protein — MSKKCPKCGTENQSNSTFCSNCGTKLKNRKAEGLILGAIAIIILFILFTLVPSSPTDDQSDSDKPLTENQYVANVNHWVECLDTTGDVTEGKIVYTDVDPSNEAFCGNVLTIMMVTVPPARYATYHKKLTQATSDRFNGLYDMSNGKENGDHALYNQGKALVAKSASEFKSINNQTEEMTTWT; from the coding sequence ATGTCAAAGAAATGTCCAAAATGTGGCACAGAAAATCAAAGCAATTCAACTTTTTGTAGTAATTGTGGAACTAAATTGAAAAATAGAAAGGCAGAGGGGTTAATCCTTGGAGCAATAGCTATTATAATCTTATTTATTTTATTTACTTTAGTTCCTTCCTCTCCAACAGATGATCAATCAGACAGTGACAAACCTTTAACTGAAAACCAATATGTCGCAAACGTAAACCATTGGGTAGAATGTTTAGACACAACAGGGGATGTTACAGAAGGAAAAATTGTTTATACTGACGTGGATCCTTCAAATGAGGCATTTTGTGGAAATGTTCTTACTATCATGATGGTAACAGTTCCTCCTGCAAGATATGCAACGTATCATAAAAAATTAACTCAAGCGACTTCAGACAGATTTAATGGGCTTTATGACATGTCAAATGGAAAAGAAAACGGTGATCACGCTTTATATAACCAAGGAAAGGCTTTGGTGGCAAAATCAGCATCAGAGTTTAAATCAATCAATAATCAGACCGAAGAAATGACTACTTGGACCTAG
- a CDS encoding CPBP family intramembrane glutamic endopeptidase, with protein MQIKSKTEGKNSISKIVNWKLYLILLIAGTFGAITIWPYTLTLEGGLLQNSPVPLSVLVAAQIIQTIVLLAFTIFVGLYLAKKVGLGLPILEGWLEGREVKGYLKSILGISIGLGVLAGILIIGLDYLFSFAGVSINITQASITPPAWQGFLASFYGGINEEILLRLFLMTIIAWIIFKIKSTEEGKPTNTGMWLAIILAAVIFGAGHLPAVMSLTTLTPMVIVRTILLNAVGGIIFGWLYWKKGLESAMISHFSADIVLHVIVPLAVLI; from the coding sequence ATGCAGATTAAAAGTAAAACTGAGGGAAAAAATTCCATTTCAAAAATTGTTAACTGGAAATTGTATTTGATTTTGTTAATTGCAGGTACCTTTGGAGCCATAACCATATGGCCGTACACTCTCACCCTTGAAGGGGGATTACTTCAAAATTCACCAGTACCTTTATCCGTCCTCGTGGCTGCTCAAATTATCCAGACCATAGTCCTGCTTGCTTTTACTATCTTCGTTGGTCTTTACCTTGCCAAAAAAGTTGGACTTGGACTTCCAATACTCGAAGGATGGCTCGAAGGCCGTGAAGTTAAAGGCTATTTAAAATCCATACTTGGAATATCAATTGGCCTTGGAGTATTGGCAGGTATCCTGATAATTGGCCTTGATTATCTGTTTTCCTTTGCTGGTGTATCCATCAACATAACTCAAGCTTCAATAACTCCTCCTGCATGGCAGGGATTCTTAGCATCTTTCTATGGCGGAATAAACGAAGAGATTCTCTTGAGATTATTCTTAATGACCATAATTGCATGGATAATCTTTAAAATCAAAAGTACAGAAGAAGGAAAACCAACAAACACAGGTATGTGGTTAGCCATTATCTTAGCTGCAGTTATCTTTGGTGCAGGCCATTTACCTGCAGTGATGAGTCTAACAACACTCACACCCATGGTAATTGTTCGTACCATTCTTCTAAATGCTGTTGGCGGAATTATATTTGGATGGCTTTACTGGAAGAAGGGTTTAGAATCAGCCATGATATCCCATTTCTCTGCAGATATCGTGCTGCATGTAATTGTGCCTTTGGCCGTGTTGATTTGA
- a CDS encoding putative RNA uridine N3 methyltransferase, protein MQQNHISIFIPASIIAETKDLRIRTYKVGLIGRSAAIFKVDRIVVYNDNSQKEDVKFISDVLTYMNTPQYLRKKVFPITRELRNVGILPPLRTPHHPTGELHEGDYRQGLTIKRTKKGTIVDIGADKLALCKEKLSVNKVLSFKVAKLAKEITIVPDTPDFYWGYDTISTYKNLHESIQSIKPKPDLVIGTSRYAAPITSVLDEVKERLKGSKHTAILFGGPYSGLHDLIPSQKEKELIDLEVNTVPSQGTKTVRTEEAVLSTLSVFNLLLNSE, encoded by the coding sequence ATGCAACAAAATCATATTAGCATCTTTATCCCAGCTTCAATAATAGCTGAAACAAAAGATTTAAGAATAAGAACTTACAAAGTAGGCCTGATTGGAAGATCTGCAGCCATATTTAAGGTTGACAGAATCGTGGTTTACAACGATAATTCCCAAAAAGAGGACGTAAAGTTTATTAGTGATGTCCTCACTTATATGAATACGCCTCAATACCTTAGAAAGAAGGTATTTCCTATAACAAGGGAGCTTCGAAACGTTGGCATTCTTCCGCCACTCAGAACTCCCCATCACCCCACAGGAGAACTCCATGAAGGTGACTATAGACAGGGACTGACAATAAAAAGAACCAAAAAAGGCACCATAGTTGATATAGGTGCTGACAAACTTGCACTCTGCAAGGAGAAACTCAGCGTAAATAAGGTACTGAGCTTCAAAGTTGCAAAACTTGCAAAAGAGATAACCATAGTGCCTGACACCCCTGATTTTTACTGGGGCTATGACACCATATCTACTTATAAAAATTTACATGAAAGCATACAGTCGATTAAACCAAAACCAGATCTGGTTATTGGAACATCACGGTATGCAGCGCCCATCACTTCTGTTTTAGACGAAGTAAAAGAACGTTTAAAGGGCTCCAAACACACTGCTATTTTGTTTGGTGGTCCGTATTCAGGCTTACACGATCTCATTCCCAGCCAGAAGGAAAAGGAACTCATAGATCTTGAAGTTAACACTGTCCCCTCCCAGGGGACTAAAACTGTAAGAACTGAAGAAGCGGTTTTATCAACTTTATCTGTGTTTAACTTGCTCTTAAACTCAGAGTAA
- the rpl3p gene encoding 50S ribosomal protein L3: MTRHHQPRKGSVAFSPRKRAAKESPRISAWPETEETCLLGFPGYKVGMTHVTMLDTVKGSPTEGMEVSTPVTILEAPAIVVMGIRAYRKESRGLKTMTDIIAADLEEDLKRKITPPKEDKVQEKLAELKEKLDEVEDIRVLIHTKPRLASIPKKKPEILEFGLGGKTVAEKLDYAESILGKEINPQDTFNDGEHVDAVAVTKGKGFQGPVKRFGVRIQYGKAARSSKKRHVGSIGPWTPARTMWTVAMAGQMGYHKRTEFNKKILKIGDISEVDAVNPDGGFVKYGLVKNGYFMVKGSVPGPSKRLIVLRKATRPHGKHDDAPQISYISTASKQGV, from the coding sequence ATGACTAGACATCATCAACCAAGAAAAGGATCAGTTGCATTTAGTCCTAGAAAAAGAGCGGCTAAAGAATCACCAAGAATAAGTGCCTGGCCTGAGACAGAAGAAACATGTCTCTTAGGATTTCCCGGCTACAAAGTCGGTATGACCCACGTTACAATGCTTGACACTGTAAAAGGCTCACCAACAGAAGGAATGGAAGTATCTACACCAGTAACTATACTGGAAGCTCCAGCTATTGTTGTAATGGGTATAAGGGCTTACAGAAAGGAAAGTCGTGGACTCAAAACCATGACCGATATCATTGCAGCAGACCTTGAGGAAGATCTCAAGAGAAAAATAACACCACCTAAAGAGGACAAGGTTCAGGAAAAACTCGCTGAACTCAAGGAAAAACTGGACGAAGTGGAAGATATAAGGGTTCTCATCCACACCAAACCAAGACTTGCAAGCATACCAAAGAAAAAACCTGAAATACTTGAATTTGGACTTGGTGGAAAAACAGTTGCAGAAAAACTTGACTACGCTGAAAGCATCCTTGGAAAGGAGATAAACCCACAGGACACATTCAACGATGGAGAACACGTTGATGCAGTAGCAGTAACCAAGGGTAAAGGATTCCAGGGACCAGTTAAAAGGTTCGGTGTCAGAATACAGTACGGTAAAGCTGCAAGAAGCAGTAAGAAAAGGCACGTTGGTTCAATAGGACCATGGACACCTGCAAGAACCATGTGGACAGTTGCAATGGCTGGTCAGATGGGATACCACAAAAGAACAGAGTTCAACAAGAAAATCCTGAAGATAGGTGACATATCTGAAGTGGATGCCGTGAACCCAGATGGAGGATTCGTTAAGTACGGTCTCGTTAAAAATGGTTACTTCATGGTTAAAGGTTCAGTTCCAGGACCCTCAAAAAGGCTCATAGTTTTAAGAAAAGCTACAAGGCCACATGGAAAGCATGATGATGCTCCTCAGATATCATACATAAGCACAGCTTCAAAACAGGGAGTTTAA
- a CDS encoding 50S ribosomal protein L23, translating into MDPYSIIVKPQLTEKSMNAIDQNNELTFVVRRTANKSQIKRAFEDMFDVKVERVNTQIRSTTGVKLAYIKLKEEDSAEDIAMKMGVF; encoded by the coding sequence ATGGATCCTTACTCAATTATAGTAAAACCACAGTTAACAGAAAAAAGTATGAATGCAATTGATCAGAACAACGAGCTGACTTTTGTAGTACGAAGAACCGCAAACAAGTCCCAGATAAAACGCGCTTTTGAGGACATGTTCGATGTGAAGGTTGAAAGGGTGAACACCCAGATAAGATCCACCACTGGTGTGAAATTAGCTTACATAAAACTGAAAGAAGAAGACAGCGCAGAAGATATAGCAATGAAGATGGGTGTATTCTAA
- a CDS encoding biotin--[acetyl-CoA-carboxylase] ligase, with protein sequence MVKQNVLKTLYENLENCVSGEDIASKLNISKEELLDQIESLKEDGYVIESSDGDMYCLRKTPNLLLPYELKRNLETEYMGHEVHYFKKVDSTNEVAKKLAEEGSPEGTLVVAESQSRGRGRRGKKWVSPEGGVWMSMILRPEIPPMNAPQLTLVTGVAVAETLKSECGLDVGIKWPNDILIGDKKVCGILTEVSATVDMVDYVVVGIGIDLNVDVDLFPPELRSGATSLKMELEREIQSVKLVQKFLINFEKTYGDFKEGKFPEILKEWRILSTTIGNYVEVHKRGRTLKGEAVGINKDGVLIVELDDGTLKKVLSGECIHVKK encoded by the coding sequence ATGGTTAAGCAGAACGTATTGAAGACCCTGTATGAAAACCTTGAAAACTGCGTTTCAGGTGAGGATATTGCATCAAAACTGAATATTTCAAAGGAAGAATTGTTGGATCAAATCGAATCCCTGAAGGAGGATGGTTACGTAATAGAATCATCCGATGGGGACATGTACTGCCTCCGGAAAACTCCCAATCTTCTCCTGCCCTACGAACTGAAGAGAAACCTTGAAACTGAGTACATGGGCCATGAAGTTCACTACTTCAAGAAGGTGGATTCAACCAACGAAGTTGCCAAGAAACTTGCAGAGGAAGGTTCGCCAGAAGGAACCCTTGTTGTGGCAGAAAGTCAGAGCAGGGGAAGGGGCAGGCGTGGAAAGAAATGGGTGTCACCTGAAGGTGGTGTCTGGATGAGCATGATACTCAGACCTGAAATACCTCCCATGAACGCACCCCAGCTCACCCTTGTAACTGGTGTTGCAGTGGCCGAAACCCTTAAAAGTGAATGTGGACTTGACGTTGGGATAAAATGGCCCAATGATATATTAATTGGCGATAAAAAGGTCTGTGGAATACTCACAGAGGTCAGTGCAACCGTGGACATGGTTGACTACGTTGTGGTGGGTATAGGTATCGACCTGAACGTTGACGTGGATCTCTTCCCACCAGAACTTCGCAGTGGTGCAACATCCCTGAAAATGGAACTTGAAAGGGAGATACAGAGTGTTAAACTCGTCCAGAAATTCCTGATTAACTTCGAAAAGACCTACGGCGATTTCAAGGAAGGTAAGTTCCCTGAAATACTTAAAGAATGGCGCATACTCTCCACAACAATTGGAAACTACGTTGAAGTGCATAAACGTGGCAGGACTCTGAAGGGTGAAGCTGTGGGTATCAACAAGGACGGTGTTCTCATAGTGGAACTCGACGATGGAACCCTTAAAAAGGTCCTATCTGGAGAATGCATCCATGTCAAAAAGTAG
- a CDS encoding METTL5 family protein translates to MFKRKKQLEMALQDIPGHPDPRAELEQYQTPSIIAADLLWNAAAIGDIEGFKVVDLGCGTGIFTLGSALMGAAESVGVDVDPGALNVAESYASKMGLENVVRFVESDVMNFSEPADTVIQNPPFGAQKAHAKEADRIFMEKAAQTAPVVYSFHMKETEHFVEKFFNSLGMEATHRFYYSFPIPRIYDFHQKEKVHVKVVVLRVQRKD, encoded by the coding sequence ATGTTCAAAAGGAAAAAACAGCTTGAAATGGCATTGCAAGATATACCTGGACACCCAGATCCCAGGGCGGAATTGGAACAGTACCAGACACCATCCATCATCGCTGCAGACTTGCTGTGGAATGCAGCTGCAATAGGAGATATAGAAGGGTTCAAGGTGGTCGATCTGGGATGTGGAACAGGGATATTCACACTGGGCTCAGCACTCATGGGTGCAGCAGAATCTGTGGGTGTTGACGTTGACCCTGGTGCCTTGAATGTTGCAGAATCATATGCCTCAAAAATGGGACTTGAAAACGTGGTTAGATTTGTAGAATCTGATGTAATGAACTTCTCTGAACCTGCAGACACCGTGATTCAAAATCCTCCATTTGGGGCTCAGAAAGCCCATGCAAAGGAGGCTGACAGAATTTTCATGGAAAAGGCAGCTCAAACTGCACCTGTAGTCTATTCATTTCACATGAAGGAGACTGAACACTTTGTGGAAAAATTTTTCAACTCCCTGGGCATGGAAGCCACCCACAGATTTTACTACTCCTTCCCAATACCCAGGATCTACGATTTTCACCAGAAAGAAAAAGTCCATGTGAAGGTTGTTGTTTTAAGGGTTCAAAGGAAGGATTGA
- a CDS encoding acetyl-CoA carboxylase biotin carboxylase subunit gives MFKKVLIANRGEIAIRVMRACRELDVKSVAVYSDADKNSLFAKYADEAYNIGEPAPAKSYLNIDKIIDVAEKCGAEAIHPGYGFLAENARLGDECEKHGIKLIGPKGSVINSMGSKIESKKLMQKAGVPVVPGASKGISSIDEAVSMAESIGYPVIVKASAGGGGIGMRTVYEEDELVRAIESTQSVAASAFGDSTVYIEKYIEEPRHIEFQILADEHGNTIHVADRECSIQRRHQKLIEEAPSPIMTDELRDQMGSAAVKAAASIGYTNAGTVEFIYSDGNFYFLEMNTRIQVEHPITEFVTGVDLVKEQIKIASGRELCCNQDEIQVHGHAIECRINAEDPLNDFAPNPGKITGYRSPGGTGVRVDSGVYMNYSIPPFYDSMISKLIVWGRTRNEAIARMRRALSEYIILGVKTTLPFHKSMMNNPHFIEAKLHTHFVDEHKQDIEENMKQVVLADKQKEARLKSTFLPSKKIAAVSGAVSNYMAHTIAQKEKK, from the coding sequence ATGTTTAAAAAGGTTTTGATTGCAAACCGGGGCGAAATTGCCATAAGAGTGATGAGGGCTTGCAGAGAACTGGATGTTAAAAGTGTTGCAGTTTATTCAGATGCTGATAAAAACTCACTTTTTGCCAAGTATGCAGATGAAGCCTACAACATAGGTGAACCAGCACCAGCTAAAAGTTACCTGAACATCGACAAGATCATCGATGTTGCAGAGAAATGCGGTGCAGAAGCAATACACCCCGGCTACGGATTCCTTGCTGAGAACGCCAGACTTGGAGATGAATGTGAGAAACACGGCATAAAACTCATAGGACCCAAGGGTTCAGTTATAAATTCCATGGGAAGTAAGATCGAATCTAAAAAGCTCATGCAGAAGGCAGGTGTTCCTGTCGTACCCGGTGCAAGTAAGGGAATAAGCAGTATAGATGAAGCAGTTTCCATGGCAGAATCCATAGGCTACCCAGTCATTGTTAAGGCATCAGCAGGTGGTGGTGGAATAGGTATGAGAACTGTTTACGAGGAGGATGAACTGGTAAGGGCGATAGAATCCACACAATCCGTTGCTGCCTCTGCCTTTGGAGACTCAACCGTGTACATAGAGAAGTACATAGAGGAACCCAGACACATAGAGTTCCAGATACTTGCAGATGAGCATGGAAACACCATACATGTTGCAGACAGGGAATGTTCAATCCAGAGAAGACATCAGAAGCTTATAGAGGAGGCACCATCCCCTATTATGACTGATGAACTCCGTGACCAGATGGGTTCTGCTGCGGTTAAGGCAGCTGCATCCATTGGTTACACAAATGCAGGTACCGTTGAGTTCATATATTCAGATGGAAATTTCTACTTCCTTGAGATGAACACCCGTATACAGGTGGAGCATCCAATAACAGAGTTCGTGACAGGTGTGGACCTTGTGAAGGAACAGATAAAGATAGCATCTGGAAGGGAGCTCTGCTGCAATCAGGATGAGATACAGGTCCATGGACATGCCATAGAGTGTCGTATCAATGCTGAAGATCCATTGAATGACTTTGCACCTAACCCTGGTAAGATCACAGGTTACAGGTCTCCTGGAGGTACAGGTGTGCGTGTTGACAGTGGTGTTTACATGAACTACAGCATACCACCCTTCTACGATTCAATGATATCCAAGCTTATAGTCTGGGGAAGAACCCGTAACGAGGCAATTGCACGTATGAGACGTGCACTGTCTGAGTACATAATTCTCGGTGTTAAAACAACCCTTCCCTTCCACAAGTCCATGATGAACAACCCTCATTTCATAGAGGCCAAACTTCACACACACTTCGTGGATGAACACAAGCAGGATATAGAGGAAAATATGAAGCAAGTTGTACTTGCAGATAAACAGAAGGAAGCACGTCTTAAATCAACATTTTTACCTTCCAAGAAGATTGCAGCTGTTTCAGGAGCTGTTTCAAATTATATGGCCCATACAATTGCTCAAAAAGAGAAGAAGTAG